A stretch of Acidobacteriota bacterium DNA encodes these proteins:
- a CDS encoding alpha/beta hydrolase — MKRQILLRYALCLVMMAGTGFARGGGKGNDQPKEDYMTASDGVKIHYYVKGKGTAVILIHGYTGSAAGNWLANGIFDALAKNHMVVALDCRNHGKSDKPQLNGPGKAEDVVELMDHLKIKKAHFHGYSMGGGIVGRLLTMIPDRMITAGFGGSGIPEVDPEWKAKAPADKQGRDPQEDEVSKRLRIRHAMDNGMSREDAEKLAETPPAARPATTAAPARPAGPQLDLTKLNIPMIAINGEFDRPNAKTTRMAREVKKFTNVVLPGKSHLTAIASGYIPKEYAESLVKFIDANDPKR; from the coding sequence CTTCTAAGATACGCTCTTTGCCTCGTGATGATGGCCGGGACGGGTTTCGCCAGAGGCGGTGGAAAAGGCAACGACCAGCCGAAGGAGGACTACATGACGGCCTCCGACGGCGTGAAGATTCACTATTACGTCAAAGGCAAGGGCACGGCGGTCATCCTGATCCACGGGTATACAGGCAGCGCCGCGGGGAATTGGCTCGCCAATGGAATTTTCGACGCGCTGGCCAAGAACCACATGGTCGTGGCGCTGGATTGCCGAAATCACGGCAAGAGCGACAAGCCCCAGCTTAACGGGCCAGGCAAAGCGGAGGACGTGGTCGAGCTGATGGATCATCTCAAGATCAAAAAGGCCCACTTCCACGGCTATTCGATGGGCGGCGGAATCGTCGGACGGCTGTTGACGATGATCCCGGATCGAATGATCACCGCCGGCTTCGGCGGTTCGGGCATACCTGAGGTTGATCCAGAATGGAAGGCGAAGGCGCCGGCCGATAAGCAGGGGCGCGATCCGCAAGAAGACGAGGTAAGCAAGCGGCTTCGAATAAGGCATGCCATGGATAACGGAATGAGCCGCGAAGACGCAGAGAAGCTCGCCGAGACTCCTCCGGCAGCACGACCGGCTACCACTGCCGCTCCCGCGCGTCCGGCCGGGCCGCAACTTGATCTCACGAAATTGAACATCCCGATGATTGCGATCAACGGCGAGTTCGATCGGCCCAACGCAAAGACAACGCGCATGGCGCGCGAGGTCAAGAAATTCACCAACGTGGTGTTGCCCGGCAAGTCTCACCTGACAGCCATCGCGTCGGGCTACATTCCAAAGGAATATGCAGAGAGTCTTGTGAAGTTCATCGACGCCAACGACCCGAAACGATGA